The following proteins are encoded in a genomic region of Streptococcus sp. 29892:
- the spx gene encoding transcriptional regulator Spx, whose product MIKIYTVSSCTSCKKAKNWLNAHQLSYNEHNLAKEAITKEEILNILTKTENGIASIVSSKNRYAKSLDFDIEDLSVNEVIDLITSNPRILKSPILIDEKRLQVGYKEDDIRAFLPRAVRNVENAQARMRAAL is encoded by the coding sequence ATGATTAAAATTTATACAGTATCTAGTTGTACTTCTTGTAAGAAAGCAAAGAACTGGTTGAATGCCCATCAATTGTCCTATAACGAACATAACCTAGCTAAAGAGGCAATCACCAAGGAAGAAATTTTAAATATCTTGACCAAGACGGAAAACGGCATTGCAAGTATTGTATCGTCAAAAAATCGCTATGCTAAGAGTTTGGATTTTGATATCGAAGATTTGAGTGTCAATGAAGTGATTGACTTGATTACTTCTAATCCACGTATTTTGAAAAGTCCAATTCTGATTGATGAGAAGCGATTGCAGGTTGGATATAAAGAAGATGACATTCGCGCCTTCTTACCACGAGCGGTTCGCAATGTAGAGAACGCTCAAGCTCGTATGCGAGCAGCCTTATAA
- a CDS encoding IreB family regulatory phosphoprotein, whose product MGFTEETVRFRLDDTDKQEISQTLTSVYRSLEEKGYNPINQIIGYVLSGDPAYIPRYNDARNQIRKHERDEIIEELVRYYLKGNGIDL is encoded by the coding sequence ATGGGATTCACAGAAGAAACAGTTCGCTTTCGTCTGGATGACACAGATAAGCAAGAAATTAGTCAAACCTTGACCAGTGTTTATCGTTCATTGGAGGAAAAAGGCTATAATCCAATCAACCAAATCATTGGCTATGTATTAAGTGGGGACCCTGCTTATATTCCTCGCTACAATGATGCCCGCAATCAAATTCGTAAACATGAACGCGATGAAATCATCGAAGAATTGGTGCGCTACTACCTGAAAGGAAATGGGATTGACCTCTAA
- the ruvX gene encoding Holliday junction resolvase RuvX gives MRIMGLDVGSKTVGVAISDPLGFTAQGLEIIPIDEEKGEFGFQRLTELVEQYKVDKFVVGLPKNMNNTSGPRVEASQAYGNLLLEQYKLPVDYQDERLTTVAAERMLIEQADISRGKRKKVIDKLAAQLILQNYLDRTF, from the coding sequence ATGAGAATAATGGGATTAGATGTCGGTTCAAAGACTGTTGGCGTAGCCATTTCAGACCCTTTAGGTTTCACAGCTCAAGGCTTGGAAATTATTCCGATTGACGAAGAAAAGGGTGAATTTGGTTTTCAACGTTTAACTGAGTTGGTTGAACAATATAAGGTTGATAAGTTTGTTGTAGGCCTACCTAAGAACATGAATAATACTAGCGGACCTCGTGTCGAAGCGAGTCAAGCCTATGGAAATTTATTGCTTGAACAATACAAACTTCCAGTTGATTATCAGGATGAACGTTTAACAACTGTTGCAGCAGAGCGCATGCTAATTGAGCAAGCGGATATCAGCCGAGGAAAACGCAAGAAAGTTATCGATAAATTAGCAGCTCAGCTGATTTTACAAAATTATTTAGATAGAACATTTTAA
- a CDS encoding DUF1292 domain-containing protein, protein MAHHHDHEHDHNHDERELITLVDDQGNETLFEILLTIDGQEEFGKNYVLLIPASAEEDENGEVEIQAYSYIENENGTEGDLQPIPEDATAEWDMIEEVFNSFMEE, encoded by the coding sequence ATGGCACATCATCATGACCATGAACACGACCACAATCACGACGAACGTGAATTGATTACTTTGGTAGACGACCAAGGAAACGAAACACTTTTTGAAATTTTATTGACAATTGACGGTCAAGAAGAATTCGGTAAAAACTACGTCCTCTTAATCCCTGCAAGCGCAGAAGAAGATGAGAACGGAGAAGTTGAAATTCAAGCCTACTCATACATTGAAAATGAGAACGGCACAGAAGGCGACCTCCAACCAATCCCAGAAGACGCAACAGCAGAATGGGATATGATTGAAGAAGTCTTCAACAGCTTTATGGAGGAATAA
- a CDS encoding sigma-70 family RNA polymerase sigma factor produces MMEFEKMYDSVKGIVNKARKEFYIKLWDRDDWEQEGMITLFELLEDQPWLIGERAQLYCYFKVKFRNRIKDYVRRQESKKRKFDRMPHEDIHELSQVIQSPGLVNDELLLLRGALRDYRKNLSMDQLENYEKLISGQSFNGRKNMLRDLQEHLKDFR; encoded by the coding sequence ATGATGGAATTTGAAAAGATGTATGATAGCGTAAAAGGAATTGTTAACAAAGCTCGTAAAGAGTTTTATATCAAACTGTGGGACAGAGATGACTGGGAGCAGGAAGGCATGATAACCTTGTTTGAATTATTGGAGGATCAACCATGGTTGATTGGGGAAAGAGCCCAGTTGTATTGTTATTTCAAGGTTAAATTCAGAAATCGGATTAAGGACTATGTTCGCAGACAGGAAAGTAAAAAGCGCAAGTTTGACCGAATGCCTCATGAAGACATACATGAACTATCACAAGTAATACAATCGCCAGGTTTAGTCAATGACGAGCTATTGTTGTTGAGAGGTGCCTTGAGAGATTATCGGAAAAATTTGTCCATGGACCAATTGGAAAATTATGAAAAACTAATTAGTGGTCAGAGTTTCAATGGTCGTAAGAATATGCTTAGAGATTTACAAGAACATTTAAAGGACTTTCGATGA
- the rpsJ gene encoding 30S ribosomal protein S10, protein MANKKIRIRLKAYEHRTLDTAAAKIVETATRTGAQVAGPVPLPTERSLYTIIRATHKYKDSREQFEMRTHKRLIDIINPTQKTVDALMKLDLPSGVNVEIKL, encoded by the coding sequence ATGGCAAACAAAAAAATCCGCATCCGCTTGAAAGCGTACGAACACCGTACACTTGATACAGCAGCTGCAAAAATCGTTGAAACTGCAACTCGTACAGGTGCTCAAGTAGCAGGTCCAGTTCCGCTTCCAACTGAACGTAGCCTCTACACAATCATCCGTGCGACTCACAAGTACAAAGATTCTCGTGAGCAGTTCGAAATGCGTACACACAAACGTTTGATCGACATCATCAACCCAACTCAAAAAACAGTTGATGCTTTGATGAAATTGGATCTTCCAAGTGGTGTAAACGTAGAAATCAAATTGTAA
- the rplC gene encoding 50S ribosomal protein L3 → MTKGILGKKVGMTQIFTESGEFIPVTVIEATPNVVLQVKTVETDGYAAVQVGFDDKREVLSNKPAKGHVAKANTAPKRFIREFKNIEGLEVGQEITVETFAAGDVVDVTGTSKGKGFQGVIKRHGQSRGPMAHGSRYHRRPGSMGPVAPNRVFKGKNLAGRMGGNRVTIQNLEVVQVVPEKNVILIKGNVPGAKKSLITIKSAVKAGK, encoded by the coding sequence ATGACAAAAGGAATCTTAGGGAAAAAAGTGGGAATGACTCAAATCTTCACTGAATCTGGTGAATTTATCCCTGTTACTGTCATCGAAGCAACTCCAAACGTTGTTCTTCAAGTGAAAACAGTTGAAACTGATGGTTATGCAGCAGTTCAAGTTGGTTTTGATGACAAACGCGAAGTATTGAGCAACAAACCTGCCAAAGGCCATGTAGCTAAAGCTAACACAGCTCCTAAGCGCTTCATTCGTGAATTCAAAAACATTGAAGGCTTGGAAGTTGGACAAGAAATTACAGTTGAAACTTTCGCAGCTGGTGATGTTGTTGATGTAACTGGTACATCTAAAGGTAAAGGTTTCCAAGGTGTTATCAAACGCCATGGTCAATCACGTGGTCCTATGGCTCACGGTTCTCGTTACCACCGTCGTCCAGGTTCTATGGGTCCTGTTGCACCTAACCGTGTATTCAAAGGTAAAAACCTTGCAGGTCGCATGGGCGGCAACCGTGTAACAATTCAAAACCTTGAAGTTGTACAAGTTGTTCCAGAAAAGAACGTTATCCTTATCAAAGGTAACGTACCAGGTGCTAAGAAATCTCTTATCACTATCAAGTCAGCAGTTAAAGCTGGTAAATAA
- the rplD gene encoding 50S ribosomal protein L4 — protein MANVTLFDQTGKQAGEVVLNDAIFGIEPNQAVVFDVIISQRASLRQGTHAVKNRSAVSGGGRKPWRQKGTGRARQGSIRSPQWRGGGVVFGPTPRSYAYKLPQKVRRLALKSVYSEKVAENKFVAVNSLEFTAPKTAEFAKVLAALSIDSKVLVILEEGNEFAALSARNIPGVKVATATTASVLDIANADKLLVTQAAISKIEEVLA, from the coding sequence ATGGCAAACGTAACATTATTTGACCAAACTGGTAAACAAGCTGGTGAAGTAGTTCTTAACGATGCGATTTTTGGTATCGAGCCAAACCAAGCAGTTGTATTTGATGTGATCATCAGCCAACGTGCTAGCCTTCGTCAAGGTACTCACGCAGTTAAAAACCGTTCAGCAGTCTCAGGTGGCGGACGCAAACCATGGCGTCAAAAAGGAACTGGACGTGCTCGTCAAGGTTCTATCCGTTCACCACAATGGCGTGGCGGTGGCGTCGTCTTCGGACCAACTCCACGTTCATACGCGTACAAACTTCCACAAAAAGTTCGTCGCTTGGCACTTAAATCTGTTTACTCAGAAAAAGTTGCTGAAAACAAATTTGTAGCTGTTAACTCACTTGAATTCACAGCTCCAAAAACTGCTGAATTTGCAAAAGTACTTGCAGCATTGAGCATTGATTCTAAAGTCCTTGTTATTCTTGAAGAAGGCAACGAATTCGCAGCTCTTTCTGCTCGTAACATCCCAGGAGTTAAAGTTGCAACTGCAACAACTGCAAGCGTACTTGACATCGCAAATGCAGACAAACTTCTTGTAACTCAAGCAGCTATCTCTAAAATTGAGGAGGTTCTTGCATAA
- a CDS encoding 50S ribosomal protein L23, giving the protein MNLYDVIKKPVITESSMGQLEAGKYVFEVDTRAHKLLIKQAVEAAFEGVKVANVNTINVKPKTKRVGRYVGRTNKVKKAIITLAADSKAIELFATADAE; this is encoded by the coding sequence ATGAATTTGTATGATGTTATCAAAAAACCTGTCATCACAGAAAGCTCAATGGGCCAACTCGAAGCAGGCAAGTATGTATTTGAAGTTGACACTCGTGCACACAAACTCTTGATCAAGCAAGCTGTTGAAGCTGCATTCGAGGGTGTTAAAGTTGCAAATGTTAACACAATCAACGTGAAACCTAAAACAAAACGAGTAGGTCGTTATGTAGGTCGCACAAACAAAGTGAAAAAAGCAATCATCACATTGGCTGCTGATTCAAAAGCGATCGAATTGTTCGCTACAGCTGACGCTGAATAA
- the rplB gene encoding 50S ribosomal protein L2: MGIKVYKPTTNGRRNMTSLDFAEITTSTPEKSLLVALKSKAGRNNNGRITVRHQGGGHKRFYRLVDFKRNKDGVEAIVKTIEYDPNRSANIALVHYTDGVKAYIIAPKGLEVGQRIVSGPEADIKVGNALPLANIPVGTVVHNIELKPGRGGELVRAAGASAQVLGQEGKYVLVRLQSGEVRMILGTCRATVGTVGNEQHGLVNLGKAGRSRWKGIRPTVRGSVMNPNDHPHGGGEGKAPVGRKAPSTPWGKPALGLKTRNKKAKSDKLIVRRRNQK; this comes from the coding sequence GTGGGTATTAAAGTTTATAAACCAACGACAAATGGCCGTCGTAACATGACTTCTTTGGACTTCGCTGAAATCACAACAAGCACTCCAGAAAAAAGCTTGCTTGTTGCTTTGAAGAGCAAAGCTGGTCGTAACAACAACGGTCGCATCACTGTTCGTCACCAAGGTGGCGGTCACAAACGTTTCTACCGTTTGGTAGACTTCAAACGTAACAAAGATGGCGTTGAAGCAATCGTTAAAACTATCGAGTACGATCCAAACCGTTCAGCAAACATCGCTCTTGTACACTACACAGACGGTGTTAAAGCTTACATCATTGCACCTAAAGGTCTTGAAGTTGGTCAACGCATCGTTTCAGGTCCAGAAGCAGATATCAAAGTTGGTAACGCACTTCCACTTGCAAACATCCCAGTCGGTACTGTTGTTCACAACATCGAGTTGAAACCAGGTCGCGGTGGTGAGTTGGTTCGTGCTGCTGGTGCATCTGCACAGGTTCTTGGTCAAGAAGGTAAATACGTTCTTGTTCGCCTTCAATCAGGTGAAGTTCGGATGATCCTTGGTACTTGCCGTGCTACTGTTGGTACTGTAGGTAACGAACAACATGGCCTTGTTAACCTTGGTAAAGCAGGTCGTAGCCGTTGGAAAGGTATCCGTCCAACAGTTCGCGGTTCTGTAATGAACCCTAACGATCACCCACACGGTGGTGGTGAAGGTAAAGCACCAGTTGGTCGTAAAGCACCATCTACACCATGGGGTAAACCAGCTCTTGGTTTGAAAACTCGTAACAAGAAAGCTAAATCTGACAAACTTATCGTTCGTCGTCGCAACCAAAAATAA
- the rpsS gene encoding 30S ribosomal protein S19, which yields MGRSLKKGPFVDEHLMKKVEAQANDEKKKVIKTWSRRSTIFPSFIGYTIAVYDGRKHVPVYIQEDMVGHKLGEFAPTRTYKGHAADDKKTRRK from the coding sequence ATGGGACGTAGTCTTAAAAAAGGACCTTTCGTCGATGAGCATTTGATGAAAAAAGTTGAAGCTCAAGCAAACGACGAAAAGAAAAAAGTAATTAAAACTTGGTCACGTCGTTCAACGATCTTCCCAAGTTTCATCGGTTATACAATCGCAGTTTACGATGGACGTAAACACGTACCTGTATACATTCAAGAAGACATGGTAGGTCACAAACTTGGTGAATTTGCACCAACTCGTACTTACAAAGGTCATGCTGCTGACGACAAGAAAACTCGTCGTAAATAA
- the rplV gene encoding 50S ribosomal protein L22: MAEITSAKATARTVRVSPRKSRLVLDNIRGKSVADAIAILKFTPNKAAGIIEGVLNSAIANAENNFGLEKANLVVSEAFANEGPTLKRFRPRAKGSASPINKRTAHITVVVAEK, from the coding sequence ATGGCAGAAATTACTTCAGCTAAAGCAACTGCTCGCACAGTACGTGTTTCACCTCGTAAATCACGTCTTGTCTTGGATAACATCCGTGGCAAAAGCGTAGCAGACGCAATCGCAATCTTGAAATTCACACCAAACAAAGCTGCAGGCATTATCGAGGGAGTTTTGAACTCAGCAATCGCTAACGCTGAAAACAACTTTGGTTTGGAAAAAGCTAACTTGGTAGTCAGCGAAGCATTCGCAAACGAAGGACCAACGTTGAAACGTTTCCGTCCACGTGCGAAAGGTTCTGCTTCACCAATCAACAAACGCACAGCTCACATCACTGTAGTTGTGGCAGAGAAATAA
- the rpsC gene encoding 30S ribosomal protein S3 codes for MGQKVHPIGMRVGIIRDWDAKWYAEKEYADYLHEDLAIRNFIKKELADASTSTIEIERAVNKVIVSIHTAKPGMVIGKAGSNVDALRAQLNKLTGKQVHINIIEIKQPDLDAHLVGESIARQLEQRVAFRRAQKQAIQRAMRAGAKGIKTQVSGRLNGADIARAEGYSEGTVPLHTLRADIDYAWEEALTTYGKLGIKVWIYRGEVLPARKNTKGGK; via the coding sequence GTGGGTCAAAAAGTACATCCAATTGGTATGCGTGTTGGCATCATCCGTGATTGGGATGCTAAATGGTATGCTGAAAAAGAATACGCGGATTACCTTCATGAAGATCTTGCAATCCGCAACTTTATCAAAAAAGAATTGGCTGATGCGTCAACATCAACAATCGAAATCGAACGTGCTGTAAACAAAGTTATCGTTTCTATCCACACTGCTAAACCAGGTATGGTTATCGGTAAAGCTGGTAGCAACGTTGATGCACTTCGTGCTCAATTGAACAAATTGACTGGTAAGCAAGTACACATCAACATCATCGAAATCAAACAACCTGATTTGGATGCACACCTTGTTGGTGAGTCAATCGCTCGTCAATTGGAGCAACGTGTGGCATTCCGCCGTGCTCAAAAACAAGCTATCCAACGTGCAATGCGCGCTGGTGCAAAAGGTATCAAAACACAAGTTTCTGGTCGTTTGAACGGTGCTGATATTGCCCGTGCAGAAGGCTACTCAGAAGGAACTGTTCCTCTTCATACACTTCGTGCGGATATCGACTACGCTTGGGAAGAAGCTTTGACAACTTACGGTAAACTTGGTATTAAAGTATGGATCTACCGTGGTGAAGTTCTTCCAGCTCGTAAAAACACTAAAGGAGGTAAATAA
- the rplP gene encoding 50S ribosomal protein L16, translating into MLVPKRVKHRREFRGKMRGEAKGGKQVDFGQYGLQATTSSWITNRQIEAARIAMTRYMKRGGKVWIKIFPHKSYTAKAIGVRMGSGKGAPEGWVAPVKRGKVMFEVAGVSEEIAREAFRLAGHKLPVKVKFVKREAE; encoded by the coding sequence ATGTTAGTACCTAAACGTGTAAAACACCGTCGTGAATTCCGTGGAAAAATGCGCGGTGAAGCTAAAGGTGGAAAACAAGTAGACTTTGGTCAATACGGTCTTCAAGCAACTACTAGCTCATGGATTACAAACCGCCAAATCGAAGCTGCCCGTATCGCTATGACGCGTTACATGAAACGTGGTGGTAAAGTTTGGATTAAGATCTTCCCACACAAATCATACACTGCTAAAGCTATCGGTGTACGTATGGGTTCTGGTAAAGGTGCTCCTGAAGGTTGGGTAGCTCCAGTTAAACGCGGTAAGGTTATGTTTGAAGTAGCTGGCGTTTCTGAAGAAATCGCACGTGAAGCATTCCGCCTTGCTGGTCACAAATTGCCAGTTAAAGTTAAATTCGTAAAACGTGAAGCAGAATAA
- the rpmC gene encoding 50S ribosomal protein L29 — MKLQEIKDFVKELRGLSQEELAKKENELKKELFELRFQAAAGQLEQTARLNEVKKQIARIKTVQSETK; from the coding sequence ATGAAACTTCAAGAAATTAAAGATTTTGTAAAAGAACTTCGTGGCCTTTCTCAAGAAGAACTTGCTAAGAAAGAAAACGAATTGAAGAAAGAACTCTTCGAACTTCGTTTCCAAGCTGCTGCTGGTCAACTTGAGCAAACTGCTCGTTTGAACGAAGTGAAGAAACAAATTGCACGTATCAAAACTGTGCAATCTGAAACTAAATAA
- the rpsQ gene encoding 30S ribosomal protein S17, producing the protein MERNNRKVLVGRVVSDKMDKTITVVVETKRNHPVYGKRINYSKKYKAHDENNVAKEGDIVRIMETRPLSATKRFRLVEVVEEAVII; encoded by the coding sequence ATGGAACGCAATAATCGTAAAGTTCTTGTTGGACGCGTAGTATCTGACAAAATGGACAAAACAATCACAGTTGTAGTTGAAACAAAACGTAACCACCCAGTCTATGGTAAACGTATTAACTACTCTAAAAAGTACAAAGCTCATGATGAAAACAATGTTGCTAAAGAAGGCGATATCGTTCGTATCATGGAAACTCGCCCACTTTCAGCTACAAAACGTTTCCGTCTTGTAGAAGTTGTGGAAGAGGCAGTTATCATTTAA
- the rplN gene encoding 50S ribosomal protein L14: protein MIQTETRLKVADNSGAREILTIKVLGGSGRKFANIGDIIVASVKQATPGGAVKKGDVVKAVIVRTKTGARRADGSYIKFDENAAVIIREDKNPRGTRIFGPVARELRDGGFMKIVSLAPEVL from the coding sequence ATGATTCAAACAGAAACTCGTTTGAAAGTTGCTGACAACAGTGGCGCACGTGAAATCTTGACAATCAAAGTTCTTGGTGGTTCAGGACGTAAATTCGCGAACATCGGCGACATCATCGTTGCTTCAGTAAAACAAGCTACTCCTGGTGGTGCGGTTAAAAAAGGTGACGTTGTTAAAGCCGTTATCGTTCGTACTAAGACAGGTGCTCGTCGTGCTGATGGTTCATACATCAAATTCGATGAGAATGCTGCAGTTATCATCCGTGAAGATAAAAACCCTCGCGGAACTCGTATCTTTGGCCCAGTGGCACGCGAATTGCGTGATGGCGGTTTCATGAAAATCGTTTCATTGGCACCAGAAGTACTTTAA
- the rplX gene encoding 50S ribosomal protein L24: protein MFVKKGDKVRVIAGKDKGVEALVVTALPKVNKVIVEGVNIVKKHQKPNSENPQGAIVEKEAPIHVSNVQVLDKNGVAGRVGYKFVDGKKVRYNKKSGEVLD from the coding sequence ATGTTTGTAAAAAAAGGCGATAAAGTTCGCGTAATCGCTGGTAAAGACAAAGGCGTTGAAGCTCTTGTCGTAACAGCACTTCCAAAAGTAAACAAAGTTATTGTTGAAGGTGTTAACATCGTTAAGAAACACCAAAAACCAAACAGCGAAAACCCTCAAGGTGCTATCGTTGAAAAAGAAGCTCCAATCCATGTGTCAAACGTTCAAGTTCTTGACAAAAATGGTGTTGCAGGACGCGTTGGTTACAAGTTTGTAGATGGCAAAAAAGTTCGCTACAACAAAAAATCAGGCGAAGTGCTTGATTAA
- the rplE gene encoding 50S ribosomal protein L5 produces MANRLKEKYLNEVVPALTEQFNYSSVMAVPKVDKIVLNMGVGDAVSNAKNLEKAAQELALISGQKPLITKAKKSIAGFRLREGVAIGAKVTLRGERMYEFLDKLVTVSLPRVRDFHGVPTKSFDGRGNYTLGVKEQLIFPEINFDDVDKTRGMDIVIVTTANTDEESRALLTGLGMPFAK; encoded by the coding sequence ATGGCAAATCGTTTAAAAGAAAAATATCTTAATGAAGTAGTTCCTGCTTTGACTGAACAATTTAACTATTCTTCAGTTATGGCTGTGCCAAAAGTTGATAAGATCGTTTTGAACATGGGTGTTGGTGACGCTGTTTCTAACGCTAAAAACCTTGAGAAAGCTGCTCAAGAATTGGCTTTGATCTCAGGTCAAAAACCACTTATCACTAAAGCTAAGAAATCAATCGCCGGCTTCCGTCTTCGTGAGGGTGTTGCGATCGGTGCGAAAGTAACTCTTCGTGGCGAACGTATGTATGAGTTCTTGGACAAATTGGTTACAGTTTCACTTCCACGTGTACGTGACTTCCACGGTGTACCAACTAAGTCATTCGACGGACGTGGTAACTACACACTTGGTGTGAAAGAGCAATTGATCTTCCCAGAAATCAACTTCGACGATGTTGATAAAACTCGCGGTATGGATATCGTTATCGTTACAACTGCTAACACTGACGAAGAATCACGTGCATTGCTTACTGGCCTTGGTATGCCGTTTGCAAAATAA
- a CDS encoding type Z 30S ribosomal protein S14 has translation MAKKSMIAKNKRPAKFSTQAYTRCEKCGRPHSVYRKFKLCRVCFRDLAYLGQIPGVTKASW, from the coding sequence ATGGCTAAAAAATCAATGATCGCTAAGAACAAACGCCCAGCTAAGTTCTCTACACAAGCTTACACACGCTGTGAAAAATGTGGACGTCCACACTCAGTTTACCGCAAATTCAAATTGTGCCGTGTATGCTTCCGCGACTTGGCTTACCTTGGACAAATTCCTGGCGTAACAAAAGCTTCTTGGTAA
- the rpsH gene encoding 30S ribosomal protein S8, producing MVMTDPIADFLTRIRNANQAKHEVLEVPASNIKKGIATILKNEGFVKNVEFIEDDKQGIIRVFLKYGPNGEKVITNLKRVSKPGLRVYSKREDIPKVLNGLGIAIISTSEGLLTDKQARQKNVGGEVIAYVW from the coding sequence ATGGTTATGACTGACCCAATTGCAGATTTTTTGACACGTATTCGTAACGCTAACCAAGCAAAACACGAAGTGCTTGAAGTTCCTGCATCAAACATCAAAAAAGGTATTGCTACAATCCTTAAAAACGAAGGTTTTGTAAAAAACGTAGAATTCATCGAAGATGACAAACAAGGCATCATCCGCGTATTCTTGAAATACGGACCAAACGGTGAAAAAGTTATCACTAACTTGAAACGCGTTTCAAAACCAGGTCTTCGTGTTTACTCAAAACGTGAAGATATTCCAAAAGTTCTTAACGGACTTGGTATCGCAATCATCTCAACATCAGAAGGTCTTTTGACTGACAAACAAGCTCGTCAAAAGAACGTTGGTGGTGAGGTTATCGCATACGTTTGGTAA
- the rplF gene encoding 50S ribosomal protein L6, with product MSRIGNKVITLPAGVELAQNNGLVTVKGPKGELTREFPTAIEIRVEGTEVTLHRPNDSKEMKTIHGTSRANLNNMVVGVSEGFKKELEMRGVGYRAQLAGNKLTLAVGKSHPDEVVAPEGITFEVPTPTQIIVSGINKEVVGQTAAYIRSLRAPEPYKGKGIRYVGEFVRRKEGKTGK from the coding sequence ATGTCACGTATTGGTAATAAAGTAATTACATTGCCTGCTGGTGTTGAGCTTGCTCAAAACAACGGCTTGGTAACTGTAAAAGGACCTAAAGGGGAATTGACTCGTGAATTCCCAACTGCTATTGAAATCCGTGTGGAAGGTACAGAAGTTACTCTTCACCGTCCAAACGATTCAAAAGAAATGAAGACTATTCACGGTACTAGCCGTGCTAACCTCAACAACATGGTTGTTGGTGTTTCTGAAGGCTTCAAAAAAGAACTTGAAATGCGTGGTGTCGGTTACCGTGCTCAATTGGCTGGTAACAAATTGACACTTGCTGTTGGTAAATCACACCCAGATGAAGTGGTTGCACCAGAAGGTATCACATTTGAAGTTCCAACACCAACACAAATCATCGTGTCTGGTATCAACAAAGAAGTTGTTGGTCAAACAGCAGCTTACATCCGTAGCCTTCGCGCTCCTGAGCCGTACAAAGGTAAAGGTATCCGCTACGTTGGTGAATTCGTTCGCCGTAAAGAAGGTAAAACAGGTAAATAA
- the rplR gene encoding 50S ribosomal protein L18 — protein sequence MISKPDKNKIRQKRHRRVRGKISGTAARPRLNIFRSNTGIYAQVIDDVAGVTLASASTLDKEVSKGTKTEQAVVVGKLVAERAVAKGISEVVFDRGGYLYHGRVKALAESARENGLKF from the coding sequence GTGATTTCAAAACCAGATAAAAACAAAATCCGCCAAAAACGCCACCGTCGCGTTCGCGGTAAAATCTCTGGAACTGCTGCTCGCCCACGTTTGAACATTTTCCGTTCTAATACAGGCATCTACGCTCAAGTGATTGATGACGTAGCGGGTGTAACGCTCGCAAGCGCTTCTACTCTTGATAAAGAAGTTTCAAAAGGTACTAAGACAGAACAAGCTGTTGTTGTAGGTAAACTCGTTGCTGAACGCGCGGTAGCTAAAGGTATTTCTGAAGTGGTCTTTGACCGCGGTGGATATCTCTATCACGGACGTGTGAAAGCTTTGGCTGAATCAGCTCGTGAAAACGGATTGAAATTCTAA